From the genome of Haloterrigena sp. KLK7, one region includes:
- the folP gene encoding dihydropteroate synthase — protein MEYHEAADFLFDLRRFRPKPGTESTARLLAHLGDPHDGVDFVQIAGSNGKGSTARMVERSLREAGLSVGLYTSPHLEDLRERIRVDGRKIPRSAVTEFVEAAREYVTDRGADGESPTFFETMTAMAIWQFGREDVDVAVLEVGIGGKYDATSVVDPVASAVTSVTLEHTGILGDTVGEIARDKAHVAPADAPLVTGATGDALEGVREVAGDVITVGSAADSGDADGEPDVRVAYGGRVNHTEAAVTVDGGDWDLEARLSLLGSHQAENAGIAAVLARQVADISDDDLARGLRSAHWPGRFEVLETAPLVVLDGAHNPGACEPLAATLGTYEYDDLHLVFGAMHDKDHREMAATLPTPETVVATEPTLDRAEDRDVIASVFADAGVADVRTSATVQEALETALREADDDDCVLVTGSLFAVAEARSRWTSAGVPKRIRDREDAREALATANVPAAGNSEIQGDAVHRVVSLSLGYRQAAAVERELLRLGGECALSGLQRDEESVDAVLMGTLSQFERLVERLESGAPSASGPDADVDSGGLLGVVRELRERLEIDPNEAFTNVRGANAAGSSGEPSTAGVDVDADTADACPWTDRTAVMGILNVTPDSFHDGGEYDALEDAVARAEAMIEAGVDVIDVGGESTRPGAEPVSTETEIDRVVPVVEAIADRDALVSIDTRKAAVAEAALEAGADIINDVSGLEDPEMRFVVAEHDAMLVLMHSIDAPVVPGREIEYDDVVEDVIDRLSERVLLAEKAGIDREDIIVDPGIGFGKSAREAFEILDRTDEFRALGCPILIGHSHKSMFEHVDREAGERGAATVAASAIAADRGADIVRVHDVPENVAAVRTALAARDPERFDWQS, from the coding sequence ATGGAGTATCACGAGGCGGCGGACTTTTTATTCGATCTGCGGCGGTTCCGCCCCAAACCCGGGACGGAGTCGACGGCGCGGCTGCTCGCCCACCTCGGCGACCCCCACGACGGGGTCGATTTCGTGCAGATCGCCGGCTCCAACGGCAAGGGGAGCACGGCGCGAATGGTCGAGCGAAGCCTCCGGGAGGCCGGGCTCTCGGTCGGGCTCTACACCTCGCCCCACCTCGAGGACCTGCGCGAGCGGATCCGCGTCGACGGCCGCAAGATCCCCCGCTCGGCGGTCACCGAGTTCGTCGAGGCGGCCCGCGAGTACGTCACGGATCGGGGCGCCGACGGCGAGTCACCGACGTTCTTCGAGACGATGACCGCCATGGCGATCTGGCAGTTCGGCCGCGAGGACGTCGACGTCGCCGTCCTCGAGGTCGGCATCGGCGGGAAGTACGACGCCACGAGCGTCGTCGATCCCGTCGCGAGCGCGGTCACGAGCGTCACGCTGGAGCACACGGGCATCCTCGGCGACACCGTCGGCGAGATCGCCCGCGACAAGGCCCACGTCGCGCCCGCCGACGCGCCGCTGGTGACCGGTGCCACCGGCGACGCCCTCGAGGGGGTCCGCGAGGTCGCGGGCGACGTGATCACCGTCGGTTCGGCGGCGGACAGCGGCGACGCCGACGGGGAGCCCGACGTCCGCGTCGCGTACGGCGGCCGCGTGAACCACACCGAAGCCGCCGTCACCGTCGACGGCGGCGACTGGGACCTCGAGGCGCGGCTCTCGCTGCTGGGGTCCCACCAGGCCGAGAACGCGGGCATCGCCGCCGTGCTGGCCCGCCAGGTCGCCGACATCTCGGACGACGACCTCGCGCGCGGGCTGCGAAGCGCCCACTGGCCCGGTCGGTTCGAGGTCCTCGAGACGGCGCCGCTTGTCGTCCTCGACGGCGCGCACAACCCCGGCGCCTGCGAGCCGCTCGCGGCGACGCTGGGTACCTACGAGTACGACGACCTCCACCTCGTCTTCGGGGCGATGCACGACAAGGACCACCGCGAGATGGCCGCGACGCTGCCGACGCCCGAGACGGTCGTCGCGACCGAACCGACGCTCGACCGCGCCGAGGACCGCGACGTCATCGCGAGCGTGTTCGCGGACGCCGGCGTCGCCGACGTTCGGACGTCGGCGACCGTACAGGAGGCCCTCGAGACGGCCCTGCGCGAGGCCGACGACGACGACTGCGTGCTCGTGACGGGGTCGCTGTTCGCCGTCGCCGAGGCCCGCTCGCGCTGGACGAGCGCCGGCGTCCCGAAGCGGATTCGCGACCGCGAGGACGCCCGCGAGGCGCTCGCGACGGCGAACGTGCCCGCCGCGGGTAACTCGGAGATTCAGGGCGACGCCGTCCACCGCGTGGTCTCGCTCTCGCTGGGCTATCGGCAGGCCGCGGCCGTCGAACGGGAACTGCTGCGCCTCGGCGGCGAGTGTGCCCTCTCGGGGCTCCAGCGCGACGAGGAATCGGTCGACGCCGTCCTGATGGGCACCCTCTCTCAGTTCGAACGCCTCGTCGAGCGCCTCGAGTCCGGCGCCCCGTCCGCGAGCGGGCCGGACGCCGACGTCGACTCTGGCGGGCTGCTCGGCGTCGTCCGCGAACTCCGGGAGCGCCTCGAGATCGATCCGAACGAGGCGTTCACGAACGTACGCGGGGCGAACGCGGCGGGCTCGAGCGGCGAGCCGTCGACTGCCGGTGTCGACGTCGATGCCGACACCGCCGACGCGTGTCCCTGGACCGATCGCACCGCCGTCATGGGCATCCTGAACGTCACGCCGGACAGCTTCCACGACGGCGGCGAGTACGACGCCCTCGAGGACGCCGTCGCCCGCGCCGAGGCGATGATCGAGGCGGGCGTCGACGTGATCGACGTCGGCGGCGAGTCGACCCGGCCCGGTGCCGAGCCCGTCTCGACCGAGACGGAGATCGACCGCGTCGTGCCCGTCGTCGAGGCGATCGCCGACCGCGACGCCCTCGTCTCGATCGACACCCGAAAGGCCGCCGTCGCCGAGGCCGCCCTCGAGGCCGGTGCGGACATCATCAACGACGTCTCGGGGCTCGAGGACCCCGAGATGCGCTTCGTCGTCGCCGAGCACGACGCGATGCTGGTGCTGATGCACAGCATCGACGCGCCGGTCGTCCCGGGCCGCGAGATCGAGTACGACGACGTCGTCGAGGACGTGATCGACCGGCTCTCCGAGCGGGTGCTCCTCGCGGAGAAGGCCGGTATCGACCGCGAGGACATCATCGTCGACCCGGGGATCGGCTTCGGCAAGTCGGCTCGCGAGGCCTTCGAGATCCTCGATCGCACCGACGAGTTTCGGGCGCTGGGCTGTCCGATCCTGATCGGCCACTCCCACAAGTCGATGTTCGAACACGTCGACCGCGAGGCCGGCGAGCGCGGCGCGGCGACCGTCGCTGCGAGCGCGATCGCGGCCGATCGCGGCGCCGATATCGTCCGGGTCCACGACGTTCCCGAGAACGTCGCCGCGGTCCGGACGGCGCTCGCGGCCCGCGATCCGGAGCGGTTCGACTGGCAGTCCTGA